The following are encoded together in the Bicyclus anynana chromosome 2, ilBicAnyn1.1, whole genome shotgun sequence genome:
- the LOC112045276 gene encoding dual specificity protein phosphatase 23 encodes MSSIKKRTNVKLAKLFYKYADEISPNVEVKEETKKPVQNEEAVYPPYNFSWLIENKIAGMGCPQTAANLNYLADVGINHLITLSAEKIPPILECSRKLKWTEIRIKESAAPTLRQIIKFIEICERAEINGEIIGVHCRHGRGRTGAMLACYLVKFKNMAPERAVLTVRVQRPGSCETFDQQKIVCHYHDCLKGTITRTDYRLVDDKSYFDLSMKDKYPDEEKQAKEESDIIETLTKKIDPKKLEELIRKEELEERRTRTKAMIIHHKIYF; translated from the exons ATGAGCTCAATAAAAAAGAGAACTAATGTGAAGCTTGCAAAACTTTTTTACAAGTATGCAGATGAAATAAGTCCGAATGTCGAGGTCAAGGAAGAAACCAAAAAGCCTGTACAGAATGAAGAAGCAGTCTACCCGCCGTACAACTTTTCTTGGCTAATCGAAAACAAAATAGCGGGAATGGGCTGTCCACAAACCGCAGCCAACTTGAATTATTTGGCAGATGTAGGAATTAATCACCTAATCACACTGTCAGCTGAAAAGATTCCACCGATCTTGGAATGCAGTAGGAAATTGAAGTGGACGGAGATACGAATCAAAGAGTCTGCCGCCCCGACCTTgagacaaataataaaattcattgaAATTTGTGAACGAGCGGAGATTAATGGCGAg ATCATAGGAGTCCACTGTCGGCACGGGCGCGGTCGCACGGGAGCCATGCTGGCATGTTACCTCGTCAAGTTCAAAAACATGGCGCCGGAGCGAGCTGTGTTGACAGTGCGAGTGCAGAGAccag gATCATGCGAAACCTTCGACCAACAAAAGATTGTCTGCCATTACCACGACTGCCTCAAAGGTACAATCACTAGAACTGACTACAGGTTGGTCGATGACAAGTCATACTTTGATTTATCTATGAAAGACAAATACCCTGATGAAGAAAAACAGGCCAAAGAGGAATCTGATATTATAGAgacattaactaaaaaaattgatCCAAAGAAGTTAGAGGAGCTGATAAGAAAAGAAGAACTGGAAGAGAGGCGTACAAGAACGAAAGCCATGATCATACATCATAAGATATACTTCtaa
- the LOC112045308 gene encoding 26S proteasome non-ATPase regulatory subunit 9: MVNLNMDGPARDQVMKLIQEKDRIENEIREQNLVLEENNIGMQDPLVDGDGYPRNDIDVYKVRHARHLIICLQNDHKNIMKQIERGLGEVHSQFRANGEGTSSNGQSHSQHINGYAEVTHNVSDARPNANDQGFAVIAFVLLGSPADTAGLHENDELLEFGTINATNFTDLNQVNNLVQHSVGQPIQLRVRRGSVVLSLTITPRVWTRPGLLGCRIEKKS, translated from the exons ATGGTAAATCTTAACATGGACGGACCAGCTAGGGATCAGGTAATGAAATTGATACAAGAAAAAGATCGAATAGAGAATGAGATCCGCGAGCAAAATTTGGTTCTGGAAGAAAATAATATTGGAATGCAAGATCCACTTGTAGATGGGGATGGTTATCCGCGCAATGACATTGATGTCTATAAAGTAAGACATGCCAGGCATCtaattattt gTCTACAAAATgaccataaaaatataatgaaacaaaTTGAAAGAGGCCTTGGAGAAGTGCACTCACAATTTCGTGCTAATGGTGAAGGAACCTCGAGTAATGGTCAATCACACAGCCAACACATTAATGGCTACGCTGAAGTCACACACAATGTTAGTGATGCCCGTCCAAATGCAAATGATCAAGGATTTGCAGTCATAGCATTTGTACTTTTGGGATCTCCTGCTGATACTGCT GGTCTACATGAAAATGATGAACTCCTCGAATTTGGGACGATCAATGCCACCAACTTTACAGATCTGAACCAAGTCAATAACCTCGTGCAGCACTCTGTGGGCCAACCTATTCAACTGAGGGTAAGAAGAGGCTCTGTTGTCCTGAGCCTCACCATCACACCCAGAGTGTGGACCAGGCCTGGTTTGCTTGGCTGTCGTATTGAGAAGAAATCTTAA
- the LOC112045307 gene encoding protein wntless, with protein sequence MAGTIIENLSGRKLTVLVTFLLLCQVICFLIGGLVAPVPANAQNILGTICKDTSIMKNDTTKWYYYRGAGKCEKIDLDSIHHDVSERDIVFAFQMPVPRESQAYDYSRWQQNLIGVLQVDIRYHSQMEMTSRSAITIDARLAYRNKGDPDDAWKLYTQSTETRVLDCDIDIKSENYLYNCSAVPLFELGSLYHDYYLLNLRLPVDTPDMNAHIGHIQDLWVTVINQNGGFTKVWLSLKTVFFPCIIAILVWFWRRIHILERKPVLLEKMLLSLGIALCFLNAPIEYLTLQYDLPFMLLLGDIRQGIFYAMLFSFWLVFAGEHMLIQDTSAQSSLKQYWRHLSAVAMGCISLFIFDMCERGVQLRNPFYSIWVTDLGTNLALTFIILAGISTGVYFLFLCYMVWQVFLNISQRRQSLPSMSSVRRLRYEGIIYRFMFMMLATLLCAALTVIGFILGQVAEGQWKWDEDIELEYTSAFFTGVYGMWNIYIFSLLVLYAPSHKQWPANENTSDTQNLSEEHEFSPLPSERSEISSLTSFIRKTTID encoded by the coding sequence ATGGCGGGGACTATAATTGAAAACTTAAGCGGGCGGAAACTCACTGTATTAGTGACATTTCTTTTGTTGTGCCAAGTAATATGTTTCCTAATCGGTGGTTTGGTCGCACCCGTGCCTGCAAACGCACAAAATATTCTCGGTACCATATGTAAAGATACATCTATTATGAAAAATGACACAACGAAGTGGTATTACTATCGCGGCGCGGGTAAATGTGAGAAGATCGACCTTGACAGCATTCATCACGACGTATCGGAGCGCGACATCGTCTTTGCATTTCAAATGCCGGTGCCTCGCGAGTCGCAGGCTTACGACTATTCAAGATGGCAACAGAATTTGATTGGCGTTTTACAAGTTGATATACGTTACCACTCTCAGATGGAAATGACATCGCGGAGTGCGATCACGATAGACGCGCGGTTGGCCTACCGAAACAAAGGCGACCCGGACGACGCTTGGAAACTGTACACACAGTCGACGGAAACGAGAGTTCTAGACTGTGACATTGATATTAAATCTGAAAACTACTTGTACAACTGCTCAGCTGTACCACTGTTTGAACTCGGTTCACTTTATCATGACTATTACTTACTAAACTTACGGTTACCAGTCGATACACCTGATATGAATGCCCATATTGGTCATATACAAGATTTGTGGGTAACCGTTATCAACCAAAACGGGGGTTTTACCAAAGTGTGGCTTTCACTAAAAACTGTATTCTTTCCATGTATCATTGCTATACTCGTCTGGTTCTGGCGTCGGATTCATATTTTGGAAAGGAAGCCTGTCCTACTGGAAAAGATGTTGCTAAGTTTAGGCATAGCATTGTGCTTTTTGAATGCACCAATAGAATATTTGACTTTACAATATGACCTGCCATTCATGCTGTTACTGGGGGATATTAGACAAGGAATATTTTATGCAATGCTGTTCTCGTTCTGGCTTGTATTTGCCGGGGAACATATGTTGATCCAAGATACATCGGCTCAGAGCTCTCTTAAACAATATTGGCGTCATTTGAGTGCCGTTGCTATGGGTTGCATTTCTCTTTTCATATTTGACATGTGCGAGAGGGGTGTTCAGTTGCGGAATCCATTTTACTCTATCTGGGTTACAGATTTAGGCACAAACTTAGCGCTGACATTCATCATACTGGCTGGCATTTCAACTGGAGTATACTTTTTGTTCTTGTGTTACATGGTCTGGCAAGTATTCCTAAATATATCTCAGAGACGTCAGAGTTTACCATCAATGAGCTCAGTGCGCCGTTTGCGCTATGAAGGGATCATATACAGATTTATGTTTATGATGTTGGCTACATTGCTTTGCGCTGCCTTGACTGTGATTGGCTTTATTTTGGGTCAAGTGGCTGAAGGACAGTGGAAGTGGGATGAAGATATTGAACTTGAATATACTTCAGCATTCTTCACAGGTGTATATGGAATGTggaatatatacatattttcccTGCTGGTACTATATGCGCCAAGTCACAAGCAGTGGCCAGCCAATGAAAATACTTCAGATACTCAGAATTTGAGTGAGGAACATGAATTTAGCCCTCTGCCATCAGAGAGAAGTGAGATTTCATCACTCACTTCCTTTATCAGGAAGACCACTATTGACTAA